Genomic segment of Sodaliphilus pleomorphus:
CAACTCCACCATGGGAGGACAAGTCATGTTGACAGTGAGGTAGACGGTGCGCGTGCTCTTGACCATCGACTCGGCAGTGGGCGTCTGGTCGATGACGATGCCCGGCTTGAAATCCTCGTTGTAAATGGAGTCGATCTCATAGGACAGGCCTGCCTGGTCGAGCATCTCGGTGGCCTGAGCAAGGGGGCGGAAGCGCACATCGGGCACTTTCACTTCCTGCCCGTGCACTGTGAAAACATCAAGCAAAAGCAAGCTTGCGTAGCAACCTGCCAAAAAGACTATAATGGCCAAAATGAAATTGCTGAGCACCGGGTGCTTTGCCATGAATGTATCGAGTGGATTGTACTTCACGTTTTGTGCTGTTTAATTGTGCAAAGTTAGTGAATAGTCGTATCTCGACAAAATAATGAGGCCAAAAACTGAGCAATCCAGCAAAATGCAGCATAGCCCTACTTTCAACTGGCAAGTGCAAAATTAGCGATTTGCCGAAAGGAAAACATTCTTTGGGCAGTCGAAATTCATTGTTGATTGACTGCACCCCACTATCGAGGCGATAACTTTTCTCGGAGTCCTTCTCTGCAGTAAGGCGAAAATTTGCGACCTTTGCTGCGAGGTTAATTGATAATACATATCGCAATACAAAGTTAGTTAATCTCGGGGAGACTTCGGTCTCCCTTTTTTTGTATTGCTGGTTGAAAGTTACATTTTGCACGACTTAATGGCGGATTGGGAAGGGGCTGGGGGCATGTGAAGCTCCATCCCCAATCCGCCATTAAGTCTCGAACGACAAAAATGTGTGTAGGGCCATTCAGAACGAAATTTTGCACTTCGTTATTGAATATGGTGAAAAAATAAATCTGCCCGAGGTTATCACGATGGCTCGCTGGTGGGGCCATTTTCTTCGATGGTGGCTTGGTAGTCGTGATGGAGTTTTTCCTCTATATGTTTAGGGATGGGTAACCACTTAAAAACCTCGCGATGTGGAGGTGAATCGCTAGTTTGAATATGGATATTAAAGATCTTCAAAATGCAGTTGTGCATTTTTCCTTTACCAGTAAGGATGGTGGTGAGTATGCTTATCTCTACATGATTGTCAATCACAAATTCTACTGGATTGATGAGAATTATAACGTAGCAGAACCGCTATCACAAGATACTATTGATTCATTCATCCAAAGTATTGAAAATGGTGAATATGACGAACAATATGACCTTGACTCCTATGACTCTATCGATGATTTCTTGGAAGAATTTGGCAATGAGAAGAAAGAATTAGTGAAAGAAGAGGCTTTCGAATGCCCCGAGTATCCGTCAGAAAATGGTAAATATGTAATTACCGTTTTTGTAGGTGAAGATAAGGTTTGCGAAAAGGTTATCTAACAGCATGTCTCTTGCATCGATATTTCTAAAGTTCCCGCCGCATAGTGCCATCGATGCACCGAGCGGCGGGATTCTTGTTAAATGCCAGAGAGCAGGAATTGGAAGAGTCCCATGAAACGGATGCCCTTATTGTCGGTATATGCGGCAATATCGCTGCCTGTGATGACAATCTTCTGGAAACTGTCGTCGACTTTGAGGAGCGACCTTAGTTCTTGCTGCCGCTTCTCTTCGCTGTCTAAAGAGAATGCCGACTGAATGTAGTATTTGTCTCTCCCATTGCTGGCAATGAAATCTATCTCATACTGGATATACTCAGACTTGCCATTTCGCATCTCGCGAGCCTCCACCACACCGACATCCACAGCAAAACCTCGCATCCGGAGCTCGTTGTAGATGACGTTCTCCATGATGTGAGTGATCTCCTGTTGCCGGAAATTAAGTTTGGCATTGCGCAATCCCACATCCACTGAATAGTATTTCTTGATGCTCTCGAAATACTTGTTGCCTTTTATGTTGTAGCGCTTGGCGCCTTCAAATAGGAAAGCTTCTTCCAAATAGCCTATGTAATTGGAGACAGTCTCAGAATCAATCTTGGTGTTTTGCACACTTCTCATCACATTGCTGATGCGGTTGGGATTGGTCAGCGAACCTACAGATGAGCATAGCGCGTCGGCAAGAGCAGAAAGAGCCTCGCGATTCTTTACCTTGTGACGTTCTACCACGTCATCGAGGTAGGTTTTGTTCCACAACCGTTGCAGATAGGCCACCTTCTGTTCTGACGTGCGTTGGCGAAGCAGTCCTGGCATGCCACCGTAAGTGTAATACTCCTTCCACAATTCACTGACGGGCTCAGTCCTGTCGGTGCAGAACTCACGGAAGGAGAAAGGCCATACCTTCACCTCATCGCCCCGTCCGCGAAAAATGGTCTTGATGTCGGAAGAAAGAAAATGAGAGTTACTGCCGGTAATGTAAACGTCCACATTGTCTCTGGCGTTCAGGCCATTGACTAACTTCTCGAACCCCTCCACTTCCTGCACCTCGTCGAGAATAATGTAATAAGGTGTCGTGTCGTCAGTGATGCGGCTATATAGATAGGACTTCAGTGCCTGACGGTCAGTCAGGTCGCCGGTCTCCTCATCGTCGTCCATGTCGAAGGAGACAATAATAATATTGTCTTCTGCTACACCCTGTTCGAGCAAATAATCCTTGAATATTCTGTTGAGCAACCATGACTTGCCCGAACGTCTGGGACCAGTGATGATTTTCACCTCGCCGTTTCCCATCCTGTCCATCAGTTGACGGAGATAAGTCTCTCTTTGAATGTAACGCCCCATGCTTATTCGGATTTTACTGCAAAATTACAATAAATTCCGAATAGGACCAAGCTATTAGCCGGATTTTTCTGCAATATTACAGTAAAATCCGATATCCTACGGTTTAGTAAAGCTACAATTTATATCGTTTAACAATATTTAAGGGGGGGGCACTTGTTTGTAATTAAACCGCTAATTTTGCAGAAAACTAATTCCGTAATCATTAAAGGGCGTTCTATAAATTGCTTGAGTCAGATTTGGATTTATTGCTGAGTAGATTTGGACTCAGATGTGAAGACATAGTAGCGGGCTACAGGTTAAACAGATGAGGGCAAAGATGCCAGCAAGAAACCAAAGATGACCAAAACAAAAAAAAGAACATATTTGGAATTTATAGAACACCCCTACTCTCAAGTGGCAAGTGCAAAATTAGCGATTTGCCGGAAGGAAACATTCTTTGGGCAGTCGAAATTCAGTGTTGATTGACTGCACCCCACTATCGAAACGATAACTTTTCTCGGAGTCCTTCTTTGCAGTAAGGCGAAAATTTGCGACCCTTGCTGCGAGGTTAATTGATAATACATATCGTAATACAAAGTCGGTTAATCTCGGGGAGACTTCGGTCTCCTTTTTTTTGTATTGCTAGTTGAAAGTTACATTTTGCGCGACTTAATGGCGGATTGGGGAGGGGCTGGGGGCATGTGAAGCCCCATCCCCAATCCGCCATTAAGTCTCGAACGACAAAAATGTGTGCAGGGCCATTCAGAACGAAATTTTGCACTTCGTTATTGAATATGGTCTGAACTTGTCGATGACTTCTGCCGCTACTACGCGGAGCATCGGTGCAAGACGGTGGTCTTTTACTACGATGCCACCGCACTCGGCTCAAACTATGCCGTCAATGAGCAGGACTTCCGATGGGTCGTAGTCCACGAGTTCGAACGTCACGGCTGGACAGTGGAGGCGGTGTATATCGGTAATCCGATGCGCCACGACGAAAAGTACCTACTCATCAACCAAGGTTTTGCCGGCAAACAACGCCTCATGCCATTCTTCAACCGCCAGAACAACGACGACCTCATCCTCGCCTCCAGTCAGCCGGCGTAAGCCGCGGCCGCAACGGCTTCCGCAAAGACAAAGCCGGCGAAAAACTCGCCGAAAGCGAAGAAGACCTCCTCGAACACCGCACCGACGGCACCGACGCTTTCGACACACTCTACATCGGAGCAGAGAAATTTCCGTATAGGGAAAGTTTCGCATTCCCGACAACGGGAATTTTGTAGCGAGGTTGTGAATATTTAAGACACACATGTGTGGATTCACAGTACTTATGAACAAGACTTGTTCTATTTTTTGCACATATCTCTTCCGAACAAGTGGCATTATCAGCAATGTGGCACAAACGATCAAAATCTTTATTTCACTGATTTTATTGTGTCTAATAGCCTTTTACCAAACATAAGCCCAACCTTTTTGGCATATTCATTAGAAGATTGAAGTACACGACTAAACAAATCTTGAAACATTTCAATACTTAGGCTAAAGGTATAATAGTCGTTGTCGATGTATATTTTTACAGCTATTGAGGCTATATACAGAATTTTACAGCATAGCCATACTTCCGCATTTTCACTCAGTGTGTGGTTGCGCAAATAGTCATACAAATCGTTGGCGACTGCCAAGTGGTTGTCTGCTCGAAATATGGTCGAAACATTTGTGCCTGTTATAGAATCCGAATTTTTGCAATACACATAATGAAGGTCATCTGTCACCAGCACATTATGGGCTTCACACATGGCTATGCTTGTCCACAAGTCATCTTCCGACATTCTATGCTGAAATCTTAACTTTACTCTATCAAGAAACGACTTCTTGAACATATAGCAAAACACCAATGGTGTGAATGTGTTTGTGTGCATAAGATTTGCGAAACATTCATCTCCTTTCCATAACCTTCCAACCATTTCACTGTATGCCATCCTTACTTCTATATGTTGGTCGGCACATTTTATTTTCACTCCACCCATCGCCATTTCCGCTTTGGACAAGGTGAAGTTATTATACATAGATTGAAAGCCTTCGCCAATAATAAAGTCATCACTATCAACAAATACAACCACATCACCGCTGCATCTGTCCAGGCCAAGATTTCGAGCCTCTGAAACGCCTTTGTTTTCTTGATGAAAAAGCTTGATTTCTCCATTTGAAGCGAATTTTCTCGCTATGTCATACGAACCATCAGAAGACCCATCATCTACCACAATAACTTCTTTCAGGATTTTCAGTTCTCGCAATGATTCGATGCACCGTACAATGTATCTCTCGGAGCTGTACATCGGGATAATAATTGAAAGCAACGGATTCATTCTCTTAACTCTCTAATTCAAGTTGGTTTTTAATCAATTCGTAATACTTCCCTTTGCGGTCGACCAATTGCTGATGGGTGCCTTGCTCAGCAATCATACCATTTTCCAGGAAAACAATGTTGTCGGCATTAACCACCGTGCTAAGCCTGTGAGCCACAACTATCACTGTTCTATTCTTAAAAAAATCTTCGAGGTTGTCCATAATGCGACGCTCGTTGACAGTATCGAGAGAGGATGTAGCCTCGTCAAAAATCAAAAGCTTAGGATCTTTATATACAGCACGAGCTATCAATATCCTTTGTTTTTGACCTTGGCTCAACTCTATACCAGAAGGTCCTATCTTCATATCATACTGCCCAGGTTGTTTTTCAATAAAATCATTAATACATGATAATTTGGCAGAACTCTTAACTTTGTCCATATTAATACATGAGTCCCCTAACGCAATATTTTCAGCCACAGTTCCACTGAATATTCTTCCATCTTGCAACACAACACCACATACACTTCTCCAAATATCTATATTAAGCGTATTTAGAGGCGCTCCATTAACAAGAATTTCTCCCTTTTGTGGCTCATAAAAACCTAATATCAATTTTATCAAAGTGCTTTTCCCACTCCCGCTATTTCCAACTATTGCTGTCACCTTATTCTCGGGTAATGAAATAGACAAATTGTTAAAGACATAAGGACAAAAACTTCCTTCGTATTTAAAAGTAATAGAATCAATTATTATGTTGTAACGTAATTGATTGTTTACAAGTTCTCCATCGCTATTTTCTTCTTTTTTCCTTTGTACTTCCGACAACCTATTTACAGAAATTTTTACTTGCTGAATACTATTTGCCAAAGATTGAAATTGACTTACGGGAGTAACCAATTGTCCCAAGATATAACTCACACTCATCATTACGCCCAACGTAAGTTCACCCCGAATTGTTAAAATACCACAAAGGCAAAGAATCGCAATGTCTCTCAACTTGTTAATCAATTGAACTCCACCGCTCTGCTTAAAATTCAGACCCAATTGGCGAATCATCAAGCTGTTAATTAATTGTTGATTATTCTTCCATACTTCTGTCTGCTTATATTGGGCATTGTTTACCTTTATGTCAGGCATACCATTAAGAATTTCATACAGTAAATTCCTATTTCTCGCTTGTTCCACAAATAACGAGTAGTCAATGAATTTTCTTTCATGAAGAAAATAAACATTCCATATAATACCAATGATGGAAACTATCAGAAATGTGACTGTTGCAACCAAGCTATAGTAAGCAAGAAATGTCAAATATACCAATGCATTGATCAGTGAAAATCCCAAGTTTATAAGGTTGTCGGTAAAAAAAGACCTTACACTGTTAAAATCATCAAGCCGCTGCATAAACTCAGTGTTCAATTTTGTATCAAAGTATTTCATAGGCAAATGCATTAACTTTCTTAGCAAGCTCTCAATGTATGTAATGCCCACTAAAAAATTCACCTTGCTCATTACCAATGAGCTCAATGTATTAGAGAACACATAACCGACAAAAAAAGACAGCTGCACCATAAACAGTTGCCATGTGACATCTATATTTCTTCCAATTACGCCTTTGTCTATTACAAGTTGGTATATGTACGGAATCATCCAGCCAGAAAACATCGACAAAATCAATAGCGATAGAGCCAATATGACTTTCAACTTTTGGGAGACATACTGTTTAAGTATTGTTTTGGCAATTGACCAGTCGGTCTTTTCCTCCTCTATCTTTGTGGTAAAGAAGCGCTCTGAGGGCTTTAATAAAATCGCGAACCCTTCACTTTCGCCATTCTGCCAGCTTTGAATAAATTCTTTTTCCTGAAATTTAATCTTGCCTATCGATGGATCAGCTATCATGAACTCAGCCTGCTTGTTTTTTTTTAGCCTCACACAATACAAAACCACAAAATGATTTCCCCTCCAATGCAATATCACTGGGAATGGAATTTTTTGTAATTGATCTGCTGTCGCTTTCACCACTGCGGTATTAAAGCCTAGCTCTTCAGATCGACGCTTAATGTCTCCTAAAGTGACACCTATTCGAGAAATGCTTATCCCCTGCTTGATGCATTGCTGTGAGTATGTCCTCCCCCAATAATTGCAAATCATTTGAAGGCAAGCGGGGCCACAATCTGTACTTTCCACTTGCCAGAAGACTTTAAAATGCCTTGTACTTTTTCTGTCTCTCAACTTCATCTGTTTTAATATGCATTATTTACGCCTCTGTCAATCTTTTCTCCCGACAAAGAGCGGCTTGAGCTTCCATACCGCTTGCCAAAATCAATATTGTATTGAAATGTCAATTCAACCATATTCGAGAAATCTTTGATATAGTATTCCTGTGTCATTGGTCTAACAGAAGAAATATAGGTGGTTTTCACCCGGTTGGCTTTGCTCGTAAATAAGTTTCCTGCCATAATACCGACAGCGATGTTTTTATACCTCCAGTTAAACCCCATATAAAAATTACCCGAATTGCTGGAAACAGAAAGGCCACTTACGCTGTATCGAGGAAGGATATCATATTTTGAGATTATACTCACGTTCTTGACTACAGCGTTAACCCCTACTGCCGCGTAAAACTTGCTGAGCTTATAATTGTATTCTCCCCAGCCTGAAATTTTATGCCTGTTCCAGCCAAACTGTCCATATACAGCCAAGCAGTTGAGAAATCTCTGTGTGGCAATATCCAGTTGAAAGTTCACACAATCTTGATATTTCCCATTTGCCGTCCTGCTTATAAACTTGTCGTAGTACTTGCTCTCGGGATCAGAATCGTATTCCCACACATTGACCAATGGCTTTGTGGTTCTTGAATACTCTGCCGACAGGTTGGCACTCAGCTTCCATATCATAGTTCTAAATGCAAGCTTTGTACTATGAGATTCTGTTGGCTTTATGTTCAGGCTGCCCGTTTGCAGAGATATGTCGTCGATAGTCCGCATCACTTCGGAGAAGTTGAACAACGAAGGCAACGAGGGCATATAAGTGTAGCTCAAGCTCAAATTGCCTCTTTTCAAAACTGGGTAACTGATCGAGGCAGAAAGATTGGGTCGCATGCTGTGCTCGAATATGTCACCATTCGACACGGCCTCGTATCTTCCGCCGACTCCGATTGCATAATTTATTTTTCTTAGTCTTCCACCTATGTTTCCGTAAAGATATAGTTTATGCTTTGCCAGGGTGTTGTTGATTACCTTCTCGCTTTCGGAATAACCATTGGTCACGTAATTGTAGGAATAATTCAAACCAAATTTTGTGGTGAAGTTTTTAAAAGCATACGTATAGAGCGCTTCAGAACTCGCCAAGTAGCTTTTGTTGTCGGTTTTGTTGTTTTGAATGTATTGCTCAGCCGGGCTATATATGTAATTCATTCCCCTGGAATAATCGCCCGACGAAAATGCGCCTGTCAAGTCAAATTCCACAGTATGTTTTCCAAAGTTCTTGTTGAAATACAAATTCAATGTAGGGTCTATGGTTTCAGAGTTGCGAGCGTTTATTTTTGTGTAGTCGGCGGTCTGCCCTCCCTTGATCTGTCGCATCAAATATTCATCGCTTGCGTCCACTTTGTGATAACGCAAGCCTAAATCAGTGGCGAATGTCGTGTTTTGGCTATGCTTGTAAGTGTAGCCCAAAGACAGGTTGTTGTCAAAGTCCTTAAATGAGGATGGAAGACCTATTTGCTGGCGCTCGATTTCATAGCTTTTCCCCTTGTATGTCTCGTAATTGTCGGTGTATTGCTTGGTACTTTTTCTCCAAACATTGTCACAGTTCAACGACCATTCCGAGCGTTTGTTGTTGTAGGTGAAGCCAACTTCTCCGTTTGTTCTGGGCGTGGTCACCGTAACACCTGCACGAGTGTGCAGGCTACCACCATCAAAGTCTTCTTTTAAAATGAAATTTATCACACCGCCATTTATACCATCGTTTGAAAACCTTATGTCTGCTTGGTTTTTGTACTCAACACGCAATACCCTGTTTTTGTTGATCATTCTAATCTTTGACAAAGATTCCACCTTGCCATTAATTTGATAAACAGGTTCTTTACCATAAATGCTAATAGTGCGCGCCATTTCGTTCACGTCAATTCCCGGCAATTTCATTTTCATATTGCTAAGCAAGCCTATTACGTCTGATGAGTTCTTGCGTTCCTCTGCAGTCGCGAAGACTAAAATCCTGTCGTATTTCTCGATCGTTTCTCTAGCGGTCACCACCACCTCGTCGAGACTGTTGGCTTTCCCGGTCAACAGAATATCGCCCAAATCTATTGACTTGCTATTGTCCTTCAATTTTATAGTAATGGGATTGTAGCTCAAGCATGACAGTGTGACACTGACATTGCCTTTGTGGTGAATGTCCTTTATTACAAATTTCCCTTCATGATTTGTGACTGTGTAATTGATTAATGAATTAGACGATTCTACAAACACCCGCACAGTCGTACCAGGGAGAGGCTCTTTGTCCTTATCGTCAAGCACTCTACCGACAAGATTATATGCAAAGGCATGAATGCTAACAAGCACAAGCGAAAACAGTATAATAGCTCGTTTCATTTTATAATAACTTAGTGTAACATGATCCACTCATAGATAAATTATAACTAATGCGATCTCTAATAGCTCTCTGCATGGCTAGCGAATCATCATTATAAACACAGGCGTTCCTGTTTTTCAGTCTAAAACTCGAACAACCTCCATGGCACAATGGCAATATTGAACAATCTCGGCATTTCACATTATTAAATTTTGATTCCATTCGCTTTTCCAGACTATCATTTTCCCACACAATTGCCCCCTCGTCGTTTAAGAAGCCATCACGCTCTGTGTTCTCAAAATCTATTGCGGTACATTTGTAGATATCACCATTATAATGCACAACACACTGATTGCGCCTATCGGCATAACAAAATTCTCTGAACGTCATTTTAGCTGCTTTAAGCCGATTCTCCTTAAATACACTTATCACACCTGGTATTTTTTTTTCTAATATATGCTTGTACCTTTCCTGCCATACAATGTGTATGTCAATATGTATGTTCTTCAAAGTATCAACATCCAAATCTGAAAAATCCGACGTTATGTATTCTAATGAATTAATATTCTCATTTGTACTGTTAATTCTTAATCTTACAGGCACTCCATGTCGTGCTAACTGTTTAATATTCTCTACGATTTTATCATAACTACCCTCACCACTTTTTAAGAATCGGATTTTATTATGTTCTTCACGATTACCATCTAAAGTTATTTGTGCACCATTGAAGTTATAGCGTTTCATTTCTTTTATCATTTTTTCATTAAAAAGAAAGCCATTCGTTGTCAGATTTACAGAGAATGCCTTATTCATAACTTGAGCATAATTCTTTGTATGCTCCAAAATAGGCAACATCACACTTTTATAGTATAATAATGGTTCTCCTCCAAAAAAAGATATTTGAATATTATCATGCTTACAATACAGATGTTCCACTAGTTTGTCAATTTTAACCACAGTAGATTGCTCCATCTTCGAAAAAACGTGTTTCTCGTAGCAATACCAGCAATTAAAATTACAATTAATAGTAGGGTTAATAATTAAGTGGAATGGATCTTTCGAATATTCAACATTCCTCGCATATTCAAGAAATTGTTCAGTTTCATCCAGATCAGACTGTACAATAAATCCATGCTTTGCCATTTTCTGCCTCAAGTCATCAGATGGCATCTCCAAGTCCGATTTTTGCAAAAATATTGTCTTGTCAGTCAATGCATTGTATAAGGCAACAGTTGTCTGAGTCACCTCTATTATATTGTTAAATTTACTAAAAACCATATTCAGTGATTTTAAAAAAATCCATTCCACAGCCTAAAATTTCACTGTGGAATGGATCAAAAATTAACACCTGCAGTTATCAGTACTGAACAAACCACATTTGCAGTTGTTACTACCATGACATTCACAATTGTCTGAGCTGAACAAACCACATTTGCAATTGTTTGTACCTCTTCCGCTCGTGCCCACCATACCATCCAAAAGAACAGCATCTTCTTCTCTCAAGACGGTTAATTCAAGGCCTTCAATAAATTCTCTAAGATCATCTTTCTGTTCGGTCATAATAAAATTAGTTAAAAGTTAATAATTAATTTTGTATAGACTGCTATTTAAAGCTTTCTATTTCGATAAGAGGATTTTTTTGTATTGAAGTTCCTCTATTTTATCTTGACTATGAGTACAGACCACTCCTCTGGCACTGATATACCCTTTTAAAACTTCTAATTCCACAGGATTTAATTTTCTCTCAATAAACCGTGTAAACCTGTTTAGGAGCCAACATTTTCCGTTCCCTTGAACAATGGTATAGTCGGTGTTAAATCTAAACTCGCCAGCATCTGCCATGAGGTGGCCACGTGATATTATGAAGTTAACCTGTTTAATAAGCCCAATCTTTATTCCGAATAAATAT
This window contains:
- a CDS encoding ATP-binding protein, whose amino-acid sequence is MGRYIQRETYLRQLMDRMGNGEVKIITGPRRSGKSWLLNRIFKDYLLEQGVAEDNIIIVSFDMDDDEETGDLTDRQALKSYLYSRITDDTTPYYIILDEVQEVEGFEKLVNGLNARDNVDVYITGSNSHFLSSDIKTIFRGRGDEVKVWPFSFREFCTDRTEPVSELWKEYYTYGGMPGLLRQRTSEQKVAYLQRLWNKTYLDDVVERHKVKNREALSALADALCSSVGSLTNPNRISNVMRSVQNTKIDSETVSNYIGYLEEAFLFEGAKRYNIKGNKYFESIKKYYSVDVGLRNAKLNFRQQEITHIMENVIYNELRMRGFAVDVGVVEAREMRNGKSEYIQYEIDFIASNGRDKYYIQSAFSLDSEEKRQQELRSLLKVDDSFQKIVITGSDIAAYTDNKGIRFMGLFQFLLSGI
- a CDS encoding carboxypeptidase-like regulatory domain-containing protein translates to MKRAIILFSLVLVSIHAFAYNLVGRVLDDKDKEPLPGTTVRVFVESSNSLINYTVTNHEGKFVIKDIHHKGNVSVTLSCLSYNPITIKLKDNSKSIDLGDILLTGKANSLDEVVVTARETIEKYDRILVFATAEERKNSSDVIGLLSNMKMKLPGIDVNEMARTISIYGKEPVYQINGKVESLSKIRMINKNRVLRVEYKNQADIRFSNDGINGGVINFILKEDFDGGSLHTRAGVTVTTPRTNGEVGFTYNNKRSEWSLNCDNVWRKSTKQYTDNYETYKGKSYEIERQQIGLPSSFKDFDNNLSLGYTYKHSQNTTFATDLGLRYHKVDASDEYLMRQIKGGQTADYTKINARNSETIDPTLNLYFNKNFGKHTVEFDLTGAFSSGDYSRGMNYIYSPAEQYIQNNKTDNKSYLASSEALYTYAFKNFTTKFGLNYSYNYVTNGYSESEKVINNTLAKHKLYLYGNIGGRLRKINYAIGVGGRYEAVSNGDIFEHSMRPNLSASISYPVLKRGNLSLSYTYMPSLPSLFNFSEVMRTIDDISLQTGSLNIKPTESHSTKLAFRTMIWKLSANLSAEYSRTTKPLVNVWEYDSDPESKYYDKFISRTANGKYQDCVNFQLDIATQRFLNCLAVYGQFGWNRHKISGWGEYNYKLSKFYAAVGVNAVVKNVSIISKYDILPRYSVSGLSVSSNSGNFYMGFNWRYKNIAVGIMAGNLFTSKANRVKTTYISSVRPMTQEYYIKDFSNMVELTFQYNIDFGKRYGSSSRSLSGEKIDRGVNNAY
- a CDS encoding glycosyltransferase, with protein sequence MNPLLSIIIPMYSSERYIVRCIESLRELKILKEVIVVDDGSSDGSYDIARKFASNGEIKLFHQENKGVSEARNLGLDRCSGDVVVFVDSDDFIIGEGFQSMYNNFTLSKAEMAMGGVKIKCADQHIEVRMAYSEMVGRLWKGDECFANLMHTNTFTPLVFCYMFKKSFLDRVKLRFQHRMSEDDLWTSIAMCEAHNVLVTDDLHYVYCKNSDSITGTNVSTIFRADNHLAVANDLYDYLRNHTLSENAEVWLCCKILYIASIAVKIYIDNDYYTFSLSIEMFQDLFSRVLQSSNEYAKKVGLMFGKRLLDTIKSVK
- a CDS encoding radical SAM/SPASM domain-containing protein, encoding MEWIFLKSLNMVFSKFNNIIEVTQTTVALYNALTDKTIFLQKSDLEMPSDDLRQKMAKHGFIVQSDLDETEQFLEYARNVEYSKDPFHLIINPTINCNFNCWYCYEKHVFSKMEQSTVVKIDKLVEHLYCKHDNIQISFFGGEPLLYYKSVMLPILEHTKNYAQVMNKAFSVNLTTNGFLFNEKMIKEMKRYNFNGAQITLDGNREEHNKIRFLKSGEGSYDKIVENIKQLARHGVPVRLRINSTNENINSLEYITSDFSDLDVDTLKNIHIDIHIVWQERYKHILEKKIPGVISVFKENRLKAAKMTFREFCYADRRNQCVVHYNGDIYKCTAIDFENTERDGFLNDEGAIVWENDSLEKRMESKFNNVKCRDCSILPLCHGGCSSFRLKNRNACVYNDDSLAMQRAIRDRISYNLSMSGSCYTKLL
- a CDS encoding peptidase domain-containing ABC transporter; its protein translation is MKLRDRKSTRHFKVFWQVESTDCGPACLQMICNYWGRTYSQQCIKQGISISRIGVTLGDIKRRSEELGFNTAVVKATADQLQKIPFPVILHWRGNHFVVLYCVRLKKNKQAEFMIADPSIGKIKFQEKEFIQSWQNGESEGFAILLKPSERFFTTKIEEEKTDWSIAKTILKQYVSQKLKVILALSLLILSMFSGWMIPYIYQLVIDKGVIGRNIDVTWQLFMVQLSFFVGYVFSNTLSSLVMSKVNFLVGITYIESLLRKLMHLPMKYFDTKLNTEFMQRLDDFNSVRSFFTDNLINLGFSLINALVYLTFLAYYSLVATVTFLIVSIIGIIWNVYFLHERKFIDYSLFVEQARNRNLLYEILNGMPDIKVNNAQYKQTEVWKNNQQLINSLMIRQLGLNFKQSGGVQLINKLRDIAILCLCGILTIRGELTLGVMMSVSYILGQLVTPVSQFQSLANSIQQVKISVNRLSEVQRKKEENSDGELVNNQLRYNIIIDSITFKYEGSFCPYVFNNLSISLPENKVTAIVGNSGSGKSTLIKLILGFYEPQKGEILVNGAPLNTLNIDIWRSVCGVVLQDGRIFSGTVAENIALGDSCINMDKVKSSAKLSCINDFIEKQPGQYDMKIGPSGIELSQGQKQRILIARAVYKDPKLLIFDEATSSLDTVNERRIMDNLEDFFKNRTVIVVAHRLSTVVNADNIVFLENGMIAEQGTHQQLVDRKGKYYELIKNQLELES